A genomic region of Ferviditalea candida contains the following coding sequences:
- the icd gene encoding NADP-dependent isocitrate dehydrogenase, which yields MVQFKDLALPSEGEKITIDNGKLQVPNNPIIPFIEGDGTGRDIWRASKRVLDAAVEKAYRGEKKIAWFEVYAGEKAFNKYNEWLPEDTLTAIKEYIVALKGPLTTPVGGGIRSLNVALRQELDLYVCLRPVRYFNGVPSPVKHPELVNMEIFRENTEDIYVGIEYKAGTPEVKKLLDFLQNEMGVNKIRFPETSGLGVKPVSEEGTKRLVRSAIEYAITHGRKSVTLVHKGNIMKFTEGAFKLWGYEVAEQEYADKTFTWLEYDRIKEREGAEAANKAQNEAVEAGKIIIKDVIADIALQQVLTRAKEFEVIATLNLNGDYLSDALAAQVGGIGIAPGANINYITGHAIFEATHGTAPKYADLDVVNPGSVILSGVMMLEHLGWNEAAQLIYKSMETTINNKTVTYDFARLMDDATEVKCSEFGDLLIKNMD from the coding sequence ATGGTACAATTTAAGGATTTGGCACTGCCTTCAGAGGGTGAAAAAATCACGATTGACAACGGAAAGCTTCAGGTTCCCAATAATCCGATCATTCCTTTCATAGAAGGGGACGGAACGGGCCGCGATATTTGGAGAGCGTCCAAAAGAGTATTGGATGCGGCTGTGGAGAAAGCTTACCGCGGAGAAAAGAAAATCGCCTGGTTCGAAGTTTATGCCGGGGAAAAAGCTTTCAACAAATACAACGAATGGCTTCCGGAAGATACGCTGACAGCCATCAAAGAATACATTGTTGCGCTCAAGGGACCGTTGACCACTCCCGTTGGCGGGGGAATCCGCTCGTTGAACGTGGCGCTTCGCCAGGAGCTGGATTTGTACGTTTGCCTCCGCCCCGTTCGCTACTTCAACGGCGTACCTTCTCCGGTTAAACATCCCGAGCTGGTAAATATGGAGATTTTCCGCGAGAATACAGAGGATATCTATGTGGGAATCGAATATAAGGCTGGCACCCCCGAAGTGAAGAAATTGCTGGACTTTCTGCAGAACGAAATGGGCGTGAACAAGATCCGCTTCCCGGAAACCTCCGGTCTCGGCGTCAAGCCGGTATCCGAAGAAGGCACCAAGCGGCTTGTCCGTTCGGCGATCGAGTACGCCATTACCCATGGCCGCAAGAGCGTGACGCTTGTGCACAAGGGCAATATCATGAAATTCACCGAAGGAGCCTTCAAGCTTTGGGGTTATGAAGTGGCTGAGCAGGAGTATGCCGACAAAACATTTACTTGGCTCGAATACGACAGAATCAAGGAAAGGGAAGGCGCAGAAGCTGCCAACAAAGCGCAAAATGAAGCGGTGGAAGCCGGCAAGATCATCATCAAGGACGTGATTGCCGATATCGCTCTGCAGCAGGTATTGACCCGTGCGAAGGAATTCGAAGTCATCGCGACGCTGAATTTGAACGGCGACTACCTGTCTGACGCGCTGGCCGCCCAAGTCGGAGGCATCGGAATCGCTCCCGGAGCGAACATCAACTACATTACGGGACATGCCATTTTTGAAGCGACGCACGGCACGGCGCCGAAATATGCCGACCTTGATGTGGTGAACCCGGGCTCCGTCATTTTGTCGGGTGTGATGATGCTGGAGCATCTGGGCTGGAACGAAGCCGCTCAATTGATATACAAAAGCATGGAAACCACGATCAACAACAAGACCGTCACCTACGATTTCGCACGTCTGATGGACGATGCCACGGAAGTCAAATGCTCGGAATTCGGTGACCTGCTTATCAAAAATATGGATTAA
- the cydS gene encoding cytochrome bd oxidase small subunit CydS, with translation MNTFLILLASPIVLLLSLSALFGWAAKGKTVEE, from the coding sequence ATGAATACCTTTTTGATTCTTCTGGCTTCGCCGATCGTTCTCCTGCTGTCGCTTTCCGCTTTGTTCGGATGGGCGGCCAAAGGAAAAACCGTTGAAGAATAG
- a CDS encoding RHS repeat domain-containing protein, whose protein sequence is MPTNRRQRLRTTHDAENNLLAVTDHLGNRTTFEYDGNNNKIKETDAKLHSTSYSFNANNKLVSMTDALGNVRQGSDMG, encoded by the coding sequence ATGCCAACCAACAGACGACAACGGTTACGTACGACACATGACGCGGAAAACAATCTGCTGGCCGTAACCGATCATTTGGGGAACCGGACGACGTTCGAGTACGATGGGAACAACAACAAGATCAAAGAGACGGATGCCAAGCTCCATTCCACGAGTTACAGCTTTAACGCGAACAACAAGCTGGTGAGCATGACCGATGCGCTCGGCAATGTCCGTCAAGGCTCGGACATGGGATAA
- the mdh gene encoding malate dehydrogenase encodes MAIQRRKISVIGAGFTGATTALMLAQKELGDVVLLDIPQLENPTKGKALDMLESSPVQGFDSNIVGTSNYEDTAGSDIVIITAGIARKPGMSRDDLVNTNAGIMKAVCENIKKFCPDSYVIILSNPVDAMTYVAYQTLGFPKNRVIGQSGVLDTARYCTFIAQELNVSVEDVRGFVLGGHGDDMVPLVRYSNVGGIPIDKLIPQDRIEAIVKRTRTGGGEIVNLLGNGSAYYAPAASLVQMAEAILKDKKRIIPAIALLEGEYGYDNLFMGVPTLLGGDGIEKVFELELTAEEKAALDKSADSVRNVIKVVNG; translated from the coding sequence ATGGCTATTCAAAGAAGGAAAATTTCAGTAATCGGCGCCGGCTTCACCGGTGCGACAACAGCTTTGATGCTGGCGCAAAAAGAGCTTGGAGACGTTGTGCTGCTGGATATTCCGCAGCTGGAAAACCCGACGAAGGGAAAGGCCCTGGATATGCTGGAGTCAAGTCCGGTCCAAGGCTTTGACAGCAACATCGTGGGAACTTCGAATTATGAAGATACCGCAGGCTCGGATATCGTCATCATCACGGCAGGCATCGCCCGCAAGCCCGGAATGAGCCGGGACGATCTCGTCAATACGAATGCAGGCATCATGAAAGCGGTATGCGAGAACATCAAGAAATTCTGTCCCGACTCCTACGTAATCATCCTGAGCAACCCGGTTGATGCCATGACCTATGTCGCCTACCAAACGCTTGGCTTCCCGAAAAACCGCGTCATCGGCCAATCCGGCGTGCTGGATACGGCGCGTTACTGCACCTTCATCGCGCAGGAACTGAATGTGTCCGTTGAAGACGTTCGCGGCTTCGTGCTTGGCGGACACGGCGACGATATGGTGCCGCTTGTCCGCTACTCCAACGTCGGCGGCATTCCGATCGACAAGCTGATCCCGCAGGACCGCATCGAGGCGATCGTCAAGCGCACGCGCACCGGCGGCGGCGAAATCGTCAATCTGTTGGGCAACGGCAGCGCCTATTATGCTCCGGCGGCATCGCTTGTGCAGATGGCTGAAGCCATCCTCAAGGACAAGAAGCGGATTATTCCGGCAATTGCTTTGCTGGAAGGGGAATACGGCTACGACAACCTGTTCATGGGCGTCCCCACGCTGCTTGGCGGCGACGGCATCGAGAAGGTGTTCGAGCTTGAGCTGACGGCAGAAGAGAAAGCGGCGCTCGACAAATCCGCCGATTCCGTCCGCAATGTGATTAAAGTAGTGAACGGTTGA
- a CDS encoding response regulator transcription factor, with protein sequence MRKKILVIEDEPTLSRLLSYNLSQEGYDTKIVENGGEGFQEALDNPYDLIILDIMLPGMNGFEVLSKLRQKGNLTPVIILTARTAEEEIVQGLKYGADDYITKPFGVAELHARVSAVLRRAHPEDQSLNEGDSSDKVISIGELKIYPEKYEVVLNGESIPLRPKEFEVLLFLVQRPGMVITRDDLMNIVWGFDYVGGQRTVDVHVSSLRKKLEMNQKSVQIDSIRGVGYKLVVSKKK encoded by the coding sequence TTGCGGAAAAAAATTCTGGTCATTGAAGACGAACCTACGCTGTCCCGGCTTCTTTCCTATAATTTGTCGCAGGAAGGCTATGACACCAAGATTGTCGAGAACGGCGGAGAAGGATTTCAGGAAGCGTTGGACAACCCTTACGACCTGATCATTCTGGACATCATGCTGCCCGGAATGAACGGGTTCGAGGTGCTTTCGAAGCTGCGGCAGAAGGGAAACCTTACCCCCGTTATTATTCTGACGGCGAGAACGGCGGAAGAAGAAATTGTGCAGGGGCTCAAATACGGGGCGGACGATTATATCACCAAGCCTTTCGGTGTGGCCGAGCTGCATGCCCGGGTTTCCGCAGTGCTTCGACGTGCGCACCCGGAAGATCAGAGCTTGAATGAAGGGGACTCTTCCGACAAGGTCATTTCAATAGGGGAATTAAAGATTTATCCCGAAAAATACGAGGTCGTGCTGAACGGGGAATCGATCCCGTTAAGGCCGAAAGAATTCGAAGTGCTGCTGTTTTTGGTTCAGCGGCCGGGAATGGTGATCACCCGGGACGATCTGATGAATATCGTCTGGGGCTTTGATTACGTAGGCGGACAGCGGACGGTGGACGTGCATGTCAGTTCGCTGCGCAAAAAGCTGGAAATGAACCAGAAATCGGTGCAAATCGATTCGATCCGTGGGGTCGGATACAAGCTTGTCGTCAGCAAAAAGAAATAG
- the yfbR gene encoding 5'-deoxynucleotidase, producing the protein MKNHFFAYLYRLRYIERWSLMRNVVKENVAEHSFHVALLTHMLCTIANEMFGKDIPVEKAVSLALFHDAAEVFTGDIPTPVKHHNKQILDNFREIEKLAAERLIGMVPDELKAIYKPLIEGKHEQSELRKYIKAADLLDAYLKCVTELSAGNKEFSVAKKQIEQNIQSMNMPEIGYFLSHLAPSFEKTLDELSNES; encoded by the coding sequence ATGAAAAATCACTTTTTCGCTTATTTGTACCGCCTTCGCTATATTGAGCGCTGGAGCTTGATGCGCAACGTGGTCAAGGAGAACGTGGCCGAGCATTCGTTTCATGTTGCGCTGCTGACGCATATGCTCTGCACCATCGCGAATGAAATGTTCGGCAAAGACATCCCCGTCGAAAAAGCCGTCAGCCTCGCGCTGTTCCATGATGCCGCCGAGGTGTTCACCGGAGATATTCCGACACCGGTCAAGCATCACAACAAGCAAATTCTGGACAATTTCCGGGAGATTGAAAAGCTTGCGGCTGAGCGCCTGATCGGAATGGTTCCCGATGAGCTGAAGGCGATCTACAAACCGCTGATCGAGGGCAAGCATGAACAAAGCGAGCTGCGCAAATATATCAAAGCCGCCGACCTGCTGGACGCCTATTTGAAATGCGTCACCGAGCTGTCCGCGGGAAACAAGGAATTCAGCGTCGCCAAAAAACAGATCGAACAGAACATCCAAAGCATGAACATGCCCGAAATCGGCTACTTCCTCAGCCATCTGGCCCCGAGCTTTGAAAAAACGCTCGACGAGCTTTCCAACGAATCCTGA
- a CDS encoding fumarate hydratase: MERFQDSIYQLIVETSTNLPADVRRALQWAQEKEDEGTRSALSLSTIAENINMAECNVSPICQDTGMPTFIVHCPVGANQIEMIKQIREAISLATKNGKLRPNSVDSLTGENSGNNLGPGTPVIHFEQWERDDIDVRLILKGGGCENKNIQYSLPAELEGVGKAGRDLDGIRKCVLHAVYQAQGQGCSSGFIGVGIGGDRTTGYELAKQQLFRAVDDINPNPELRKLEEYVMDNANKLGIGTMGIGGQVTLLGCKVGAMNRLPASFFVSVAYNCWAFRRQGVLLDAGNGEIKEWLYPDGKQVKMNAVAKSDGEAGDAAARREIVLKAPLTEEQVRQLRVGDVVILNGSMHTGRDALHKYLMEHDAPLDLNGAVIYHCGPVMMKDAEGEWHVKAAGPTTSIREEPYQGAIMKKFGIRAVIGKGGMGPKTLAALQEHGGVYLNAIGGAAQYYAEAIKKVEGVDFMEFGIPEAMWHLQVEGFAAIVTMDSHGNSLHADVEKDSLGKLSQFAEPVFK, translated from the coding sequence ATGGAACGTTTTCAGGACAGTATTTATCAATTGATAGTCGAGACCTCAACCAATCTTCCCGCGGATGTCCGCAGAGCTCTGCAGTGGGCGCAGGAGAAGGAAGACGAGGGAACCCGATCGGCATTGTCTTTGTCAACCATTGCTGAAAATATCAATATGGCTGAATGCAATGTTTCCCCCATCTGCCAGGATACGGGGATGCCTACCTTTATCGTGCATTGTCCGGTCGGAGCCAATCAGATCGAGATGATAAAGCAGATCCGCGAAGCGATCAGCCTGGCTACCAAGAACGGCAAGCTGCGCCCCAATTCGGTCGATTCGCTGACTGGGGAAAACAGCGGAAACAACCTCGGGCCGGGAACGCCCGTGATTCATTTTGAGCAGTGGGAGCGGGACGATATCGACGTCCGCCTGATTCTCAAAGGCGGCGGCTGCGAGAATAAAAACATCCAATACAGTCTTCCGGCGGAACTGGAAGGCGTCGGCAAAGCGGGACGCGATTTGGACGGGATCCGCAAATGCGTGCTGCACGCGGTTTACCAGGCTCAGGGCCAGGGCTGCAGCTCCGGATTTATCGGCGTCGGCATCGGCGGCGACCGCACGACCGGCTATGAACTGGCCAAACAGCAGCTGTTCCGAGCCGTGGATGACATTAACCCGAATCCGGAGCTGCGGAAGCTGGAAGAATACGTGATGGACAATGCCAACAAGCTCGGCATCGGCACGATGGGCATCGGCGGCCAGGTCACGCTGCTCGGCTGCAAGGTCGGCGCGATGAATCGGCTTCCGGCGAGCTTTTTCGTGTCGGTGGCGTATAACTGCTGGGCTTTCCGCCGCCAAGGCGTGCTGCTGGATGCCGGGAACGGGGAAATCAAAGAGTGGCTGTATCCTGACGGCAAACAGGTGAAGATGAACGCCGTGGCCAAATCGGACGGGGAAGCCGGGGACGCCGCGGCGCGCCGGGAGATTGTGCTGAAGGCTCCCTTAACGGAAGAACAAGTGCGCCAGCTGCGCGTCGGCGACGTCGTGATCCTCAACGGATCGATGCATACCGGCCGCGACGCCCTGCACAAATACTTGATGGAGCATGATGCCCCGCTTGATTTGAACGGAGCGGTGATTTATCACTGCGGACCGGTTATGATGAAGGATGCCGAGGGAGAATGGCATGTCAAAGCGGCGGGCCCGACCACGAGCATCCGAGAGGAGCCGTACCAGGGAGCGATCATGAAGAAATTCGGCATCCGGGCCGTGATCGGCAAAGGCGGCATGGGGCCGAAAACGCTCGCTGCCCTGCAGGAGCATGGCGGTGTTTATCTGAACGCGATCGGTGGAGCCGCGCAATATTATGCGGAAGCCATCAAAAAAGTGGAGGGCGTCGATTTTATGGAATTCGGCATTCCCGAAGCGATGTGGCATCTGCAGGTGGAAGGCTTTGCGGCGATAGTGACGATGGATTCCCACGGCAACAGCTTGCACGCCGATGTGGAAAAGGACTCCCTGGGCAAATTGTCCCAATTCGCGGAGCCGGTGTTTAAATAA
- the citZ gene encoding citrate synthase, producing the protein MSVINGLEGIVATTSSISSIIDGVLTYRGIDIDELAEKATYEEVVYLLWYGKLPNETELAELNRNLGESAAIPEQVLAQMKLYPNSSNPMAALRTLVSSLALYDAEADDMSEAANLRKAIRLQAQIPTLIAAFSRIREGKEPIAPKNNVSIAANFLYMLTGQEPSDIAIEALNKALVLHADHELNASTFAGRVTVATLSDIYSGVTSAIGALKGPLHGGANEAVMAMLEEIGSPDNVESYINSKLDNQEKIMGFGHRVYKNGDPRAKHLQKMSNELGKLTGNLKWYEMSVKIEGIVTGKKGLKPNVDFYSASVYTSLGIPRDLFTPIFAISRTSGWTAHILEQYQNNRLIRPRAEYVGPVNQHYIPIEQR; encoded by the coding sequence ATAGATGGGGTTCTGACATACCGTGGGATCGACATCGATGAATTGGCGGAGAAAGCCACTTATGAAGAAGTCGTTTATTTGCTTTGGTACGGCAAACTGCCCAACGAGACGGAGCTTGCCGAGTTGAATCGCAATTTGGGCGAGAGTGCCGCGATTCCGGAGCAAGTATTGGCGCAAATGAAGCTGTATCCGAATTCTTCAAATCCGATGGCTGCGCTGCGCACGCTGGTTTCCAGCCTTGCATTGTATGACGCGGAGGCCGACGATATGAGCGAGGCTGCCAACCTCCGCAAGGCCATCCGTCTGCAGGCTCAAATCCCGACCCTGATTGCGGCATTTTCGCGCATTCGTGAAGGCAAGGAACCGATTGCCCCGAAAAACAACGTTTCCATTGCAGCGAACTTTCTGTATATGCTGACCGGACAAGAACCCTCGGACATCGCCATCGAGGCTCTGAACAAGGCGCTTGTGCTGCATGCGGATCATGAACTGAACGCATCCACCTTCGCCGGAAGGGTAACCGTCGCTACGCTTTCGGATATCTACTCGGGCGTAACTTCGGCAATCGGCGCGCTGAAGGGACCTTTGCATGGCGGCGCGAATGAAGCGGTCATGGCTATGCTCGAGGAAATCGGCTCGCCGGACAACGTGGAGTCCTATATCAACAGCAAACTGGACAATCAGGAAAAAATCATGGGCTTTGGCCACCGCGTATACAAGAACGGCGATCCCAGAGCGAAGCACCTGCAAAAAATGTCCAATGAACTCGGCAAGCTTACCGGAAATTTGAAGTGGTATGAAATGTCGGTTAAAATTGAAGGGATCGTAACCGGGAAAAAGGGCTTGAAGCCCAATGTCGATTTTTATTCAGCATCGGTATACACCAGTCTGGGAATTCCGCGCGACCTGTTTACTCCCATCTTCGCGATCAGCCGCACATCCGGCTGGACCGCCCATATTCTTGAACAGTATCAAAACAACCGGTTAATCCGCCCGCGGGCCGAATATGTCGGTCCTGTCAACCAGCATTACATTCCGATCGAGCAAAGGTAA
- the pnpS gene encoding two-component system histidine kinase PnpS: MKSFRMRLTLAFVVLIGSSVLVAGILVANMLRQSHIEVLGDSLVREIQIMQKSLNWKQDGDLAERRSYFNKYAVELKQNSDLRVTFLDVHGVVLGDSDEDPERMDNHASRPEIVDAGNTGLGLTVRHSSTLGTDMLYTAVPVVRDNQRIGYVRLSMSLHNIDSSTAKLWSYLIAGLLALFVIAGLVGYRIAQGLTRPLEKATEVAKQITRMNYKSRVEVKSRDEFGQLGQAINKMASSLQFQMNRIKEEERRLKNVLDNMISGVLTVDRMGRIALVNRSAELLLGFTSKELLGKKYDKANQQTELTEMIRVCQEKREPVREEIVFYFPEERTVDVNAVPIDADEEWGVVIVLHDITAIRRLEKMRSEFVANVSHELKTPITAIKGFAETLLGGAVQDRETAEAFLQIIHDESDRLNRLIEDILQLSKIESKKAPMYFAPVHMASFAAQTMEMMESTAAKRNIRLEKQLDDEIYLEADEDRLRQILINLLSNGINYTPEGGIVKLIVEPVLDKDNGEYDHVRIIVKDTGIGIPKSDVPRIFERFYRVDKARSRGSGGTGLGLSIVKHLVELHRGTIRVESMVGAGSSFIIELPVLQ; the protein is encoded by the coding sequence ATGAAAAGCTTTCGAATGAGATTGACCTTGGCATTTGTCGTATTAATCGGCAGTTCGGTGCTCGTTGCGGGGATTCTCGTCGCCAATATGCTTCGCCAGTCGCATATTGAAGTGCTGGGTGACAGCCTTGTGCGGGAAATCCAAATTATGCAGAAATCGCTGAATTGGAAGCAGGATGGCGATCTGGCCGAACGCCGCAGCTATTTCAACAAATATGCGGTTGAATTGAAGCAGAACAGCGATCTCAGGGTAACATTCCTGGATGTGCACGGGGTCGTGCTGGGCGATTCCGATGAGGACCCGGAACGAATGGACAATCACGCGTCCCGTCCGGAAATCGTGGATGCGGGAAATACAGGGCTCGGTCTTACGGTCCGCCACAGCAGCACATTGGGAACGGATATGCTGTATACGGCAGTACCTGTAGTGCGCGACAATCAACGGATCGGATATGTAAGGCTGTCAATGAGCCTGCATAACATTGATTCATCCACAGCGAAATTATGGTCGTATTTGATTGCCGGTTTGTTGGCTCTGTTCGTTATCGCGGGACTGGTCGGCTACCGGATCGCCCAAGGCTTGACGCGTCCGCTGGAGAAAGCGACCGAGGTTGCCAAACAGATCACGCGGATGAACTATAAATCACGGGTTGAGGTTAAGAGCAGAGATGAATTCGGCCAACTGGGCCAGGCGATCAACAAAATGGCCAGCAGTCTGCAGTTTCAGATGAACCGGATCAAAGAAGAAGAGCGGCGGTTGAAGAACGTTCTCGACAATATGATCAGCGGTGTCCTGACTGTCGACCGGATGGGCAGAATCGCACTTGTAAACAGATCCGCAGAGCTATTGCTGGGGTTCACTTCCAAAGAATTGCTCGGCAAAAAATACGATAAAGCGAATCAGCAAACGGAACTGACCGAAATGATCCGCGTTTGTCAGGAAAAAAGAGAACCGGTTCGCGAGGAAATCGTCTTTTATTTTCCCGAGGAAAGAACTGTGGATGTCAACGCCGTCCCGATCGATGCCGACGAGGAATGGGGAGTCGTGATTGTGCTTCACGATATTACGGCCATTCGGCGTCTGGAGAAGATGAGAAGCGAATTTGTCGCCAATGTGTCGCATGAATTGAAGACGCCGATTACCGCAATCAAAGGGTTTGCCGAAACGCTTCTCGGCGGGGCGGTTCAGGATCGCGAAACGGCCGAGGCGTTCCTGCAGATCATTCACGATGAAAGCGACCGTTTGAACCGCCTGATTGAGGATATTCTGCAGCTGTCCAAAATCGAATCAAAGAAGGCGCCGATGTATTTTGCTCCGGTTCATATGGCGAGCTTTGCCGCTCAAACGATGGAAATGATGGAATCCACGGCAGCCAAACGGAATATCCGTCTGGAAAAACAATTGGACGATGAAATTTATTTGGAGGCGGATGAGGACCGTCTTCGTCAGATCCTGATCAACCTGTTGTCCAACGGGATTAATTACACCCCGGAAGGCGGCATCGTCAAATTGATTGTGGAACCGGTCCTTGACAAGGATAATGGCGAATATGACCATGTGCGGATTATCGTCAAGGATACGGGCATCGGCATCCCCAAGTCGGATGTGCCCCGTATTTTTGAAAGGTTTTACCGGGTGGACAAGGCCCGTTCCCGGGGTTCGGGGGGGACCGGTCTGGGATTATCGATCGTCAAGCATTTGGTCGAGCTGCATCGCGGAACGATTCGTGTGGAAAGCATGGTGGGCGCAGGAAGCAGTTTTATTATAGAACTGCCTGTCCTCCAATAA